CAGAACCCCTGTGCTGCCGGACGTGAGGCTAGATAGCCTGCTAAACATTCTTTCCTTTAATCAGCAAAGTGCCGTTTTGGTGGACCTTCTCAAATCTGGGCCGGGCAAGGTCAATGATTTTCTTACCCTCTCCCTTTTGCGTAGCCGGGATGGTTGGAGTCTGAAGCTGGCAGAAACCGTGCTGGATCACCTTGAAGATTACCTTTCTCACCAAAATCCCGCGATGAATCAGGCCTGGGAACTTCACGCTGCCTTGAAGGAATTTGCTCGGGTCATCCCAATTGGGCTGCTGCCGAGAGCAGTTCAGCTGCAGGAGGGGCTGCCTCCAGATTCACCTTGGGCTGCCAGCGTTAGAGAGTTCTTAGCGCTATTGAGATTCCGGCAGAAGATGGTGCAGGCCTTTGAGGTGACAGACAGCGGTTAGCGCGCCCCTGAACCAGACAATCTCTCCCACCTTTAACGCAATTCAGTCTTAAACAATGGCAACCCCAAAATCTAAAGCGACTAGTTCCGCAGTCCAGTCACCCAATGCTCTCCTGCGAGAGCACGCCGAGCAGCAGTTTGCTCACGAGTTAGAAGAGCTGACAAAGGCAGACACCCGCCAGCGGCCCCCCAACTGGAAGCTTTCTCCCTGGGCTGTCTCCCTGTATCTGCTGGGCGGTACCCTGGAAAACGGTTTCGAGATATCGCCTAAGTACATTGGCAATCAGCGGCTAATGGAAGTTGCGATCGCAACTCTAGCCACCGACCGCGCGCTGCTGCTCTACGGCGTTCCCGGCACCGCCAAATCCTGGGTATCAGAACACCTAGCGGCGGCAATCTCTGGAGATTCAACCCGGCTGATTCAAGGAACAGCAGGCACCAGCGAAGAAGCCATCCGCTACGGCTGGAACTATGCTCGCCTGCTGGCAGAGGGGCCATCGATGGAGGCGCTAGTCACCAGTCCCATGATGCGGGCCATGTCAGAGGGCCGCATTGCTCGGGTCGAAGAGTTGACCCGCATTCCCTCAGATGTGCAGGACACGCTGATCACCGTGCTCTCTGAGAAGACCTTGCCCATTCCCGAGCTGAACACCGAAGTTCAGGCAGCCAAGGGATTCAACGTCATTGCCACGGCAAACAACCGTGACCGAGGGGTGAATGAACTCTCCAGCGCGCTCAAACGCCGCTTCAACACAGTAATTCTGCCTGTACCTGACACTATGGAGGCTGAGGTAACCATTGTTCAACAGCGGGTAACTAGCTTGGGGCGGGCTCTGGAGCTGCCTGCAGAAGTTCCCGCCCTGGAAGAAATTCAGCGAGTGGTCACCATCTTTCGAGAGCTGCGCAATGGAGTCACGATCGACGGCAAAACCAAGCTCAAGTCTCCTACCGGCACTCTCAGCCCAGCCGAAGCGATCTCAGTGGTGAATAGCGGCATGGCCCTTTCTGCCCACTTTGGCGATGGCTCGCTCAACGCTAGCGACCTAATCTCTGGCCTGGTCGGCGCAGTGGTCAAAGACCCAGTTCAAGATCAGGTGGTCTGGAAGGAATACCTGGAAACCGTGGTCAAAGAACGGGATGGGTGGAAAGACCTGTACCGGGCCAGTCGGGAAATGCTCTAGGAGCCCACCATGTCGGTTCATATTTTTGGCATTCGTCATCATGGTCCTGGATCGGCCCGGAGTTTGTGTCAGGCATTAGACGCGCTGCAGCCAGACATTGTGCTGGTAGAGGGGCCGCCCGATGCTCAGGCGGCGCTGCCCTTGCTAGTGCATTCGCAGATGCGGCCCCCAGTAGCGCTGTTGGTCTATGCTCCAGACAATCCTCAGCAGGCGGTTTACTACCCTTTTGCTGTCTTTTCGCCGGAGTGGCAGGCCATTCGCTACGGTCTGCAGCAGCAAATTCCGGTTCGCTTTATGGACTTGCCCCAGGCCCATCGCTTTGCCTTGAGTCAGGCGGCTGAATCGGAGGAATCTAAACAGCAAGAGACTGAGGTTCAGGAGACAGAAGCGGTAGACGCTGCTGGAGCGACCCATCCTCCAGCCTATCGAACTGACCCCTTGAGTCTGCTGGCCCAAGCCGCAGGGTATGGCGACGGTGAACGCTGGTGGGAACACTTGGTCGAACAGCGCCAAGACAGCACTGAACTATTTGCAGCCATCTTGGCAGCGATGACGGTGCTGCGAACGGAGGTGAAGGAAGAGGTTGCCTGGGCAGATCCCCTAGAAGCCTATCGAGAAGCCTACATGCGCAAAACCCTTCGCGAGGCTCAAAAAGGTGGTTTTGAAAGAATTGCTGTGGTCTGCGGCGCATGGCACGCCCCGGCGCTTGCCCAAATGCCTCCGGCTAAGGAAGATAACGCCCTGCTAAAAGGACTGCCCAAGTGCAAGGTCGAGGCTACCTGGGTGCCCTGGACCTATGGCCATCTGCTGATGAGCAGCGGCTACGGAGCCGGAATCGAGTCTCCCGGCTGGTATCACCACCTGTGGAAACAGGGGGAGAAGAGGCAAAAAGACAACTCGACTGCTAATAGCTCTATTCGCTGGATGACTAAGGTGGCGCGGCTGTTGCGATCGCAAGATCTCGATGCCTCCTCCGCCAGCGTTATTGAAGCGGTGCGCCTAGCTGAAACTCTCGCAGCTTTGCGAGATCTCCCCCTCCCCGGCTTATCTGAACTCAACGAAGCGACCCAAACCGTCCTTTGCTTTGGCGACGCTCTCCCCATGCGGCTGATCCACAGGCAGCTCATCGTGGGGGAACGGCTGGGTCAGGTGCCTGATGAAACGCCGATGGTGCCACTTCAGCAAGATCTGCAGCGACAGCAAAAGCGCCTGCGGCTAAAGCCCGAAGCCAATGAGAGACTGCTGGATCTGGATTTGCGCAAGCCTGGAGATCGAGAGCGATCGCACCTCCTGCATCGGCTCACCCTTCTCAACCTACCCTGGGGACAGCCCCAGTCAGCGGGCAACACCAAAGGTACGTTCCGCGAGTCTTGGCGCATGCAGTGGCAGCCGGAGTTTGCCGTTCGCCTGATCGAAGCAGGCATTTGGGGCAACACAATTGAAATTGCGGCCACTGCTCGAACGTGCGATCGGGCGAACAAAGCCGATCTGCCAATCCTCACTCAACTGATTGATCAGACCCTCTTGGCCGAGCTGCCCCAGGCCATCAACCATCTGATGAATCGCCTACAGTCAGAAGCCGCGCTTGCTAGCGACATCACCCACCTGATGTCAGCCCTGCCGCCTTTGGTCAATGTAGTGCGTTACGGCACAGTGCGCCAGTTTGAAACCGAGGTCATCGGTCATGTTGTAGAGGGGTTAATCACCCGCATTTGCATTGGGTTGCCGGTTGCAGCAGCTTCCCTGGATGACGAGGCAGCGGCCACTCTCTACTCTCTGATAATTTCAGTGCATGGGGCCATAGGTTTACTCCAAAACGCAGAAGCCCTCACAATGTGGCAGGGAGTTTTGGCTCAGATGGCAGATCAGCAGGGCTTACACGGGCTGTTGTCTGGTCGCTGCTGTCGGCTGCTGTTTGAGGCAGGCGTATTTCAGGCAGAAGATACGGCCCGTCGTTTGGGTTTGGCGCTCTCTACTGCCGCTGAACCTGCCCAAGCCGCCACCTGGATCGAGGGCTTCCTGTCTGGCAGTGGGCTATTGCTTCTGCACAATCCTGCCCTCTGGCAAGTGCTCGATCACTGGGTTGCGGGGCTGCCAGCCGATACCTTCATTGCCCTTTTGCCCCTACTACGCCGCACTTTTTCTACCTTTCCGGCTCCAGAGCGGCGTCAGATGGGTGAACGGGTCCGCCAGGGCAATGAGAACCCGCAGGTGCTGGTTCCGGCCGGTGAGTTTGATTGCGATCGCGCCGATGCTGTTCTTCCCTTAGTCGCTCAACTCCTGGGCCTTTCATTGTGAGCTGCTGGCTATGACTAACTCCCCCTCTCAAGAACGACTTCGGCGCTGGCGGCTCATCCTAGGCGGTGGCGCTGCCGATGGCATCTGCGGCCAGGATGGTGACCTGGAGACAGACGGGTTCACCCTGGAAACCGCTGACCAGGGTATTGATAAGGCTTTGGAAGCGCTTTATGACTGCGATGGCCCTGGGGAGTCATCCTCTAGCGATCGCAAAGGCGGCCTCGGTGGATCTTCCCCCAAAGTTGCTCGCTGGCTGGGAGATATTCGCAGATACTTCCCCACCTCCGTCGTCAAAGTTATGCAGCAGGATGCCCTAGAGCGGCTCAACCTGCGGCAAATGCTGCTAGAGCCAGAGCTACTAGAGGCGGTAGAACCCGATGTCCATCTAGTCTCCAATCTCTTGTCCCTCAGCAATGTAATGCCCGGTAAGACAAAGGAGACAGCCCGGATCGTCGTGCAGCGAGTGGTAGACGATTTGCTCCGCAAGCTGGAGAACCCGACCCAACAAGCCATCCTCGGCAGCCTCAACCGCGCCACCCGCAACCGCCGCCCACGCCACAACGAAATCGACTGGCATCGCACTATCCGCGCCAACCTAAAACACTACCAGCCCGACTACCGCACCATTATTCCCGAAGTCCGGATTGGCTACGGGCGCAAGCGCTCTGCTCTAAGAGACATCATCCTCTGCGTGGATCAGAGCGGTTCAATGGCTACCTCTGTTGTCTATGCAGGCATTTTTAGTGCCGTGCTGGCCTCTCTGCCAGCCGTGCAAACCCGCCTCGTGGTCTTCGATACCGCTGTCGTCGATCTGACCGACCTACTGCAAGATCCAGTTGAAGTTTTGTTTGGTACCCAACTGGGCGG
The window above is part of the Pseudanabaena sp. FACHB-2040 genome. Proteins encoded here:
- a CDS encoding VWA domain-containing protein, which codes for MTNSPSQERLRRWRLILGGGAADGICGQDGDLETDGFTLETADQGIDKALEALYDCDGPGESSSSDRKGGLGGSSPKVARWLGDIRRYFPTSVVKVMQQDALERLNLRQMLLEPELLEAVEPDVHLVSNLLSLSNVMPGKTKETARIVVQRVVDDLLRKLENPTQQAILGSLNRATRNRRPRHNEIDWHRTIRANLKHYQPDYRTIIPEVRIGYGRKRSALRDIILCVDQSGSMATSVVYAGIFSAVLASLPAVQTRLVVFDTAVVDLTDLLQDPVEVLFGTQLGGGTDINQALAYCQSLVRQPQDTILVLISDLYEGGNQTEMRKRISSLVSSGVQLVTLLALNDDGAPCYDHDNAHFMATLGVPAFACTPDLFPDLMAAAINRQDLGQWAAAREIVTASP
- a CDS encoding DUF5682 family protein, which gives rise to MSVHIFGIRHHGPGSARSLCQALDALQPDIVLVEGPPDAQAALPLLVHSQMRPPVALLVYAPDNPQQAVYYPFAVFSPEWQAIRYGLQQQIPVRFMDLPQAHRFALSQAAESEESKQQETEVQETEAVDAAGATHPPAYRTDPLSLLAQAAGYGDGERWWEHLVEQRQDSTELFAAILAAMTVLRTEVKEEVAWADPLEAYREAYMRKTLREAQKGGFERIAVVCGAWHAPALAQMPPAKEDNALLKGLPKCKVEATWVPWTYGHLLMSSGYGAGIESPGWYHHLWKQGEKRQKDNSTANSSIRWMTKVARLLRSQDLDASSASVIEAVRLAETLAALRDLPLPGLSELNEATQTVLCFGDALPMRLIHRQLIVGERLGQVPDETPMVPLQQDLQRQQKRLRLKPEANERLLDLDLRKPGDRERSHLLHRLTLLNLPWGQPQSAGNTKGTFRESWRMQWQPEFAVRLIEAGIWGNTIEIAATARTCDRANKADLPILTQLIDQTLLAELPQAINHLMNRLQSEAALASDITHLMSALPPLVNVVRYGTVRQFETEVIGHVVEGLITRICIGLPVAAASLDDEAAATLYSLIISVHGAIGLLQNAEALTMWQGVLAQMADQQGLHGLLSGRCCRLLFEAGVFQAEDTARRLGLALSTAAEPAQAATWIEGFLSGSGLLLLHNPALWQVLDHWVAGLPADTFIALLPLLRRTFSTFPAPERRQMGERVRQGNENPQVLVPAGEFDCDRADAVLPLVAQLLGLSL
- a CDS encoding AAA family ATPase; protein product: MATPKSKATSSAVQSPNALLREHAEQQFAHELEELTKADTRQRPPNWKLSPWAVSLYLLGGTLENGFEISPKYIGNQRLMEVAIATLATDRALLLYGVPGTAKSWVSEHLAAAISGDSTRLIQGTAGTSEEAIRYGWNYARLLAEGPSMEALVTSPMMRAMSEGRIARVEELTRIPSDVQDTLITVLSEKTLPIPELNTEVQAAKGFNVIATANNRDRGVNELSSALKRRFNTVILPVPDTMEAEVTIVQQRVTSLGRALELPAEVPALEEIQRVVTIFRELRNGVTIDGKTKLKSPTGTLSPAEAISVVNSGMALSAHFGDGSLNASDLISGLVGAVVKDPVQDQVVWKEYLETVVKERDGWKDLYRASREML